From Methylocystis sp. ATCC 49242, one genomic window encodes:
- the fdxA gene encoding ferredoxin FdxA — MTYVVTENCIKCKYMDCVEVCPVDCFYEGENMLVIHPDECIDCGVCEPECPAEAIKPDTEENLEQWLKLNADMAQNWPNITIKREPPADAKEWDGKPGKFEAHFSAEPGQGD, encoded by the coding sequence ATGACTTATGTCGTCACAGAAAACTGCATCAAGTGCAAATATATGGATTGCGTGGAGGTCTGTCCGGTGGACTGCTTCTACGAGGGCGAGAACATGCTCGTGATCCATCCCGACGAATGCATAGATTGCGGCGTGTGCGAGCCGGAATGCCCGGCGGAGGCGATCAAGCCCGACACCGAGGAAAACCTCGAGCAGTGGCTGAAGCTCAACGCTGACATGGCGCAGAACTGGCCTAACATCACGATCAAACGCGAACCGCCCGCCGACGCCAAGGAATGGGATGGCAAGCCCGGCAAATTCGAGGCGCATTTTTCCGCCGAGCCCGGCCAGGGGGACTGA
- a CDS encoding RMD1 family protein, translating into MPEFEVQPILPTRQAVTARALLLGERIDTVGLERADLVSTAPLAFHTGQAGFAVLYRFGVAVLFGLSPLEEDEILKKIGARVAGASRGDDETLIIETTHEGEEKAQSNGRLTVKDLSEARLLVVADALAKSVALARDERRVNAVFDTIEPFAAELASKGRPPWKRKSMLELIGQTLLVRHRVSGRVAVEDKPDVLWDRPDLERLYARLEDEYELEARGRTLNAKIDVIGETARALTDLIDADRSVRLEWIIIVLIATEIALTLLQMFLMRGH; encoded by the coding sequence ATGCCAGAATTCGAGGTTCAACCCATCCTGCCCACGCGACAGGCCGTAACCGCCCGCGCCCTGCTGCTCGGCGAACGCATCGACACGGTTGGCCTCGAGCGCGCCGATCTCGTCTCTACCGCCCCGCTGGCCTTTCACACCGGACAGGCTGGCTTCGCCGTGCTCTATCGATTTGGCGTCGCGGTGCTGTTTGGCCTTTCGCCGCTGGAGGAGGACGAAATCCTCAAGAAAATCGGCGCGAGAGTCGCTGGCGCCTCGCGCGGCGATGACGAGACCCTGATCATCGAGACGACCCATGAGGGGGAGGAAAAGGCGCAATCGAATGGCCGTTTGACGGTCAAGGACCTCTCCGAGGCGAGGCTCCTCGTCGTCGCCGACGCGCTTGCTAAAAGCGTGGCGCTGGCGCGGGACGAGCGGCGGGTCAACGCCGTCTTCGACACGATCGAGCCCTTCGCGGCCGAACTGGCGAGCAAGGGCCGTCCGCCGTGGAAACGCAAGTCGATGCTGGAGCTCATCGGCCAGACGCTGCTCGTGCGTCATCGCGTCTCTGGGCGCGTTGCTGTCGAGGACAAGCCCGACGTATTGTGGGACCGGCCCGATCTCGAGCGCCTCTATGCGCGTCTCGAAGACGAATACGAACTGGAGGCGCGCGGCCGCACGCTCAACGCCAAGATTGACGTGATCGGGGAAACGGCGCGGGCGCTGACGGATCTCATCGACGCCGATCGTTCCGTGCGCCTCGAATGGATCATCATCGTTTTGATCGCCACAGAGATCGCGCTGACGCTGCTCCAGATGTTCCTCATGCGAGGGCATTGA
- the miaA gene encoding tRNA (adenosine(37)-N6)-dimethylallyltransferase MiaA: MPPRAILIAGPTASGKSALALAVAQRIGGAVLNADSMQVYRDLRVITARPTPEEERLVPHLLFGHVDAAVNYSVGRWLADFAATLMDLDARGVTPVITGGTGMYFKAALYGLSDIPAVPEEVRARVRTVAAGKTPQELHAELAARDPETAARLRPTDPQRILRALEVLTATGKPLASFQGPRSAPLLDASACPSFFLAPERESLYARIDARFDRMMEKGALDEVAALRDRRLDPALPAMRAHGVPHLVAFLDGRMKLEEAVMRGKLDTRRYAKRQFTFARHQLPGFQWLSGAAPEAELNAALNALA; encoded by the coding sequence ATGCCGCCACGCGCCATTCTCATTGCAGGTCCAACCGCCTCGGGCAAGTCCGCGCTCGCCCTCGCCGTCGCGCAGCGCATCGGCGGCGCGGTCCTCAACGCCGACTCGATGCAGGTCTATCGCGATCTTCGCGTTATCACCGCGCGTCCAACGCCGGAGGAAGAGCGCCTTGTCCCGCACCTTCTTTTCGGCCACGTCGACGCGGCCGTGAATTACTCCGTCGGCCGCTGGCTTGCCGATTTCGCGGCCACGCTGATGGATCTTGACGCGCGAGGCGTGACGCCGGTCATCACGGGCGGCACCGGCATGTATTTCAAGGCCGCGCTCTACGGCCTTTCCGACATCCCGGCCGTGCCGGAGGAAGTCCGCGCGCGGGTTCGCACCGTCGCCGCCGGCAAGACTCCGCAGGAGCTTCACGCCGAACTCGCCGCGCGCGATCCGGAAACCGCGGCGCGTTTGCGGCCGACCGATCCACAACGCATCCTGCGTGCGCTGGAAGTTCTGACGGCGACAGGCAAACCGCTCGCCTCTTTTCAGGGCCCGCGAAGCGCGCCGCTGCTGGACGCTTCCGCCTGCCCCTCCTTTTTCCTGGCGCCCGAACGCGAGAGCCTTTACGCGCGCATCGACGCCCGCTTCGATCGCATGATGGAAAAAGGCGCGCTCGACGAAGTCGCCGCTCTGCGCGATCGCCGTCTCGACCCTGCGCTCCCCGCCATGCGCGCGCATGGCGTTCCGCATCTCGTCGCTTTTCTCGATGGCCGCATGAAATTGGAAGAGGCGGTCATGCGCGGCAAGCTCGACACGCGCCGCTACGCCAAGCGTCAATTCACTTTCGCGCGACATCAGCTCCCGGGTTTTCAATGGTTGTCGGGTGCCGCGCCGGAAGCGGAGTTGAATGCGGCGCTCAATGCCCTCGCATGA
- the serB gene encoding phosphoserine phosphatase SerB encodes MDEMSKPIRFVATFVAGQETTFDDATVERALREAGATATCIDWLAPGVAADAFLAGEGNAAFRFRQHEALAGKPIDVVVQPLEGRRKALLVADMDSTMIEQECIDELADFAGMRDRISIITERAMAGELAFEAALQERVALLAGVTLEQIETLVARITLTPGARTLVATMRAHGAHTALVSGGFTQFTQPVAARIGFHEMRANRLEIADGALTGVVLAPIQGREGKRAALAEMREARGLSHGATLAIGDGANDLDMLREAGLGVAYHAKPKVAEAAHARIDHADLTALLYAQGYRREEFV; translated from the coding sequence ATGGACGAGATGTCAAAGCCGATTCGATTTGTCGCGACCTTTGTCGCGGGGCAGGAAACGACATTCGACGACGCCACGGTCGAACGGGCGCTGCGCGAGGCGGGCGCGACGGCGACGTGCATCGACTGGCTCGCGCCGGGCGTCGCGGCCGATGCTTTTCTCGCTGGCGAAGGCAACGCCGCGTTTCGCTTCCGCCAGCACGAGGCGCTGGCGGGCAAGCCCATCGACGTCGTCGTTCAACCGTTGGAAGGACGCCGAAAGGCGCTGCTCGTCGCCGACATGGACTCGACGATGATCGAGCAGGAATGCATCGACGAACTCGCCGATTTCGCCGGCATGCGCGATCGCATCTCCATCATCACCGAGCGCGCAATGGCGGGCGAACTCGCCTTCGAGGCCGCGCTGCAGGAACGCGTCGCGCTACTTGCAGGCGTGACGCTCGAACAGATCGAGACGCTCGTGGCGCGCATTACATTGACCCCGGGCGCTCGCACGCTCGTCGCCACGATGCGGGCGCATGGCGCGCATACAGCGCTGGTGTCGGGCGGCTTCACGCAATTCACGCAGCCGGTCGCCGCGCGCATCGGTTTTCACGAAATGCGCGCCAACAGACTCGAAATTGCAGACGGCGCGCTGACCGGCGTGGTGCTTGCGCCAATTCAGGGGCGAGAGGGCAAACGCGCGGCGCTCGCGGAAATGCGCGAGGCGCGAGGATTGTCACACGGGGCGACGCTCGCAATCGGCGACGGCGCCAATGATCTCGACATGCTGCGGGAGGCGGGGCTGGGCGTCGCCTACCACGCCAAGCCGAAAGTGGCGGAAGCCGCGCATGCGCGGATCGACCATGCCGATTTGACGGCGCTGCTCTACGCCCAGGGGTATCGGCGCGAGGAGTTCGTTTGA
- a CDS encoding VOC family protein: MQRIIPNLWYSEKADEAAAFYASLLPDSRVDSVTALPAESPSGPAGSVKVVEFTLLGQPYMAMSAGPFEPFNHAISLMIECEDQEEIDRLWSTLSEGGKIEQCGWLKDRYGVSWQIVPTALGKMMKDPDRSRARRVAEAMLQMVKLDIDALERAYGGE; encoded by the coding sequence ATGCAAAGAATAATCCCCAACCTCTGGTATTCCGAAAAGGCGGACGAAGCCGCCGCCTTCTACGCCTCGCTGCTTCCCGATTCGAGAGTGGACAGCGTCACCGCCCTGCCGGCTGAAAGCCCCAGCGGACCGGCGGGCTCGGTCAAGGTCGTCGAGTTCACGCTCCTTGGACAGCCTTACATGGCCATGAGCGCGGGACCATTCGAACCCTTCAACCACGCCATATCGCTCATGATCGAGTGCGAGGATCAGGAAGAAATCGACCGCCTCTGGTCGACGCTGTCGGAGGGCGGGAAAATCGAGCAATGCGGCTGGCTGAAGGATCGCTACGGCGTCTCCTGGCAGATCGTTCCCACGGCGCTCGGAAAGATGATGAAAGACCCGGACCGATCGCGCGCCAGGCGCGTTGCGGAAGCCATGTTGCAGATGGTGAAGCTCGATATCGACGCTCTCGAACGAGCCTATGGCGGCGAGTGA
- a CDS encoding Do family serine endopeptidase, with translation MTSAFRRAARFALATASALWLAAAPASAKGPDSLSELSAQVSDAVVNISATQTVETKRGKGGDMPGLPPGMGPGGPFDDLFEEFFKRRQGQGQGMPDMPRQRKSSSLGSGFVIDPSGIVITNNHVIADANEVTVIFNDGQKLKAEVLGKDQKVDVAVLKVKPEKPLKAVKFGDSDKAKVGDWVLAVGNPFGLGGSVTAGIVSARNRNIDSGPYDNYIQTDASINKGNSGGPLFNMDGEVIGINTAILSPSGGSVGIGFATPANTVQPVIEQLQQFGETRRGWLGVRIQNVDDAIAETLNLGATRGALVAGVDDKGPSKPAGLKAGDVIIKFDGKPIKESRDLPKLVAATPVGKDVELVIVRGGKEQSKTVKLGRLEDGEKVASRDAGDKDKPDTSGPSSQTTLGLELSRLTDELRARFQIKDTVKSGVLITAVDPRSDAAEKRLQAGEILLEVNQEAVNDPADAVKKIKALKDAGKKTALLIVANGQGDAHFVALPVE, from the coding sequence ATGACATCCGCATTTCGTCGCGCCGCGCGCTTCGCCCTCGCGACGGCGTCCGCCCTGTGGCTCGCCGCCGCGCCAGCCTCGGCCAAAGGCCCCGATTCACTCTCCGAACTCTCGGCGCAAGTCTCCGACGCGGTCGTGAACATTTCCGCGACACAGACCGTCGAAACCAAACGCGGCAAGGGCGGCGACATGCCGGGCCTGCCGCCGGGCATGGGTCCGGGGGGGCCCTTCGACGATCTCTTCGAGGAATTCTTCAAGCGCCGCCAGGGTCAGGGCCAGGGCATGCCGGACATGCCGCGCCAGCGCAAATCCAGTTCGCTCGGCTCGGGCTTCGTGATCGATCCGTCGGGAATCGTCATCACCAACAATCACGTCATCGCCGACGCCAATGAAGTGACAGTCATCTTCAATGACGGCCAGAAGCTCAAAGCCGAAGTTCTGGGCAAAGACCAGAAGGTCGACGTCGCCGTGCTGAAGGTGAAGCCTGAGAAGCCGCTGAAGGCGGTGAAATTCGGCGACAGCGACAAGGCGAAGGTCGGCGACTGGGTGCTTGCGGTCGGCAATCCCTTCGGTCTTGGCGGATCGGTGACGGCGGGCATCGTGTCGGCGCGCAATCGCAATATCGACAGCGGCCCCTATGACAACTACATCCAGACCGACGCCTCGATCAACAAGGGCAATTCCGGCGGCCCGCTGTTCAACATGGACGGCGAGGTCATCGGCATCAACACCGCCATTCTCTCGCCCTCGGGCGGGTCTGTCGGCATCGGCTTCGCCACGCCGGCGAACACCGTGCAGCCGGTGATCGAACAGCTCCAGCAATTTGGCGAAACCCGTCGCGGCTGGCTCGGCGTGAGAATTCAGAACGTCGACGACGCCATCGCCGAGACGCTGAATCTGGGCGCCACGCGCGGCGCGCTGGTCGCCGGCGTCGACGACAAGGGACCGTCGAAGCCCGCGGGACTCAAGGCCGGCGACGTCATCATCAAGTTCGACGGCAAGCCGATCAAGGAATCCCGCGATCTCCCGAAGCTCGTCGCGGCGACGCCGGTCGGCAAGGACGTCGAGCTCGTCATCGTGCGCGGCGGCAAGGAGCAGTCCAAGACAGTGAAGCTCGGCCGCCTCGAGGACGGCGAGAAGGTCGCCTCGCGCGACGCGGGCGACAAGGACAAGCCGGACACGAGCGGCCCCTCGTCCCAGACGACGCTGGGCCTCGAACTCTCGCGCCTAACCGACGAGCTCCGCGCGCGCTTCCAGATCAAGGACACGGTGAAGAGCGGCGTGCTCATTACGGCGGTCGATCCGCGTTCCGACGCGGCCGAGAAGCGCCTGCAAGCCGGCGAAATTCTTCTCGAGGTCAATCAGGAGGCCGTGAACGATCCCGCCGACGCAGTGAAGAAGATCAAGGCGCTGAAAGACGCCGGCAAAAAGACTGCGCTGCTCATCGTCGCCAACGGCCAGGGCGACGCGCATTTCGTGGCGTTGCCGGTCGAGTAA
- the hflC gene encoding protease modulator HflC: protein MKSGLLFTVAIALLIAVVAAGGALFTVEQTEQALVLRFGEPVPGRGLITEPGLHFKLPVIENVVTFDNRILDVESPNLEVLAADNQRLEVDSFIRYRIVDALRFYQSVNSVLGANNQLASVLNSAVRRVLSEANQQQIVRDERAALMVKIKEQADREARKFGVAVVDARIRRVDLPQQISEKVYGRMQTERQREAAEYRAQGAEQAQKITARADRDVVVLKAEAQQKADQIKGEGDAERNRIFAEAFGKDPDFFAFYRSMQAYEAAFKPGETRFLVSPRSEFFRFFSGPEGSPAPSADPNPPEPNQKR, encoded by the coding sequence ATGAAGTCCGGCCTCCTCTTCACTGTCGCCATCGCCCTGCTGATCGCGGTCGTCGCCGCAGGCGGCGCGCTCTTCACCGTCGAGCAGACCGAGCAGGCGCTGGTTTTGCGCTTCGGCGAGCCGGTCCCCGGGCGCGGCCTCATCACCGAGCCGGGTCTTCACTTTAAGCTTCCGGTCATCGAGAATGTCGTGACTTTCGATAACCGCATTCTCGACGTCGAAAGCCCGAACCTCGAGGTTCTCGCGGCCGACAACCAGCGCCTCGAAGTCGACAGCTTCATCCGCTATCGCATCGTCGACGCGCTGCGCTTCTATCAATCTGTCAACAGCGTGCTCGGCGCGAACAACCAGCTCGCGTCGGTGCTGAACTCGGCGGTCCGCCGCGTGCTCAGCGAGGCCAATCAGCAGCAGATCGTCAGGGACGAGCGCGCCGCTCTCATGGTCAAGATCAAGGAGCAGGCCGACAGAGAGGCGCGAAAATTCGGGGTCGCGGTAGTAGACGCCCGCATCCGCCGTGTTGACCTTCCGCAGCAGATCTCCGAGAAGGTCTATGGCCGCATGCAGACGGAGCGCCAGCGTGAGGCGGCCGAGTATCGCGCGCAAGGCGCCGAGCAGGCGCAGAAAATCACCGCCAGGGCCGATCGCGACGTCGTGGTGCTGAAAGCGGAGGCGCAACAGAAGGCCGACCAGATCAAGGGCGAAGGCGACGCTGAGCGCAACCGTATTTTTGCCGAAGCTTTCGGGAAGGATCCCGACTTTTTCGCCTTCTATCGCTCGATGCAGGCCTATGAAGCCGCCTTCAAACCCGGCGAGACGCGTTTTCTCGTCAGTCCGCGTTCGGAATTTTTCCGTTTTTTCTCGGGTCCGGAGGGGAGCCCCGCGCCGAGCGCGGACCCGAACCCTCCGGAACCAAATCAAAAGCGGTAA
- the hflK gene encoding FtsH protease activity modulator HflK, giving the protein MPWSDQGGPRNQNNNPWGQQGGPWGQGPGGGGGQQPPDLEELLRRSQEGLQQILPSGFGGRGLAILVLLTLLAWLLSGFYTVGPNEIGLNLIFGKYRGKTQAGLNYNLPSPIGSVIKLAVTDRNVTDVGFREEAPAEGRRRAPGNVVARGPEAPEESLMLTGDENIADVKFRVVWQIDPAKPEDYAFNVANPPLTVKAVAESAMREIVGQSQIQKILTADRKLIEPACQALMQKVLDDYHSGVMVLQVLLLSVDPPQSVIAAFRDVTAAQQDLQRLGNEAEAYANRVVPEARGAAAEILQKAEAYREQTVAEARGQAARFEKIYEQYKNAPALTRQRLYIETMERVLGGAEKVILDDPSKGGASVAPFVPLPSFAPFQGGRK; this is encoded by the coding sequence ATGCCCTGGAGTGATCAAGGCGGCCCGCGCAACCAGAATAATAATCCTTGGGGACAGCAAGGCGGCCCTTGGGGACAAGGCCCGGGGGGGGGCGGAGGACAGCAGCCGCCCGACCTAGAGGAGCTTCTGCGACGCAGCCAGGAGGGGCTTCAGCAGATTCTGCCGTCCGGCTTCGGCGGACGCGGACTCGCTATTCTCGTCCTGCTTACCCTGCTCGCCTGGCTGCTGTCGGGCTTCTACACGGTTGGCCCCAACGAGATCGGTCTGAATCTCATCTTCGGCAAATATCGCGGCAAGACGCAGGCGGGCCTGAACTACAACCTCCCCTCGCCCATCGGCTCGGTGATCAAGCTCGCCGTCACGGACCGCAACGTCACGGACGTCGGGTTCCGCGAGGAGGCGCCGGCCGAAGGCCGCCGCCGCGCGCCGGGTAATGTCGTCGCGCGCGGGCCCGAGGCGCCGGAAGAAAGCCTGATGCTCACGGGCGACGAAAATATCGCCGATGTGAAATTCCGCGTCGTCTGGCAGATCGACCCGGCGAAGCCCGAGGACTACGCTTTCAACGTCGCCAATCCGCCGTTGACCGTGAAGGCCGTAGCGGAAAGCGCCATGCGCGAGATCGTCGGCCAGTCCCAGATCCAGAAGATCCTCACCGCCGACCGCAAGCTCATCGAGCCGGCGTGCCAGGCGCTGATGCAGAAAGTGCTCGACGACTACCACAGCGGCGTCATGGTCCTGCAGGTGCTGCTTCTGTCCGTCGACCCGCCGCAGTCCGTCATCGCGGCCTTCCGCGACGTGACCGCCGCGCAGCAGGACCTGCAGCGCCTCGGCAATGAAGCAGAGGCTTACGCGAACCGGGTCGTGCCCGAGGCGCGCGGCGCCGCGGCGGAAATCCTCCAGAAGGCGGAGGCCTACCGCGAGCAGACCGTCGCCGAGGCGCGCGGTCAGGCGGCGCGCTTCGAGAAGATTTACGAGCAATACAAGAACGCGCCGGCGCTGACCCGCCAGCGGCTTTACATCGAGACCATGGAGCGCGTGTTGGGCGGCGCGGAAAAAGTGATACTGGACGATCCGTCGAAGGGTGGCGCGAGCGTCGCCCCCTTTGTGCCCCTGCCCTCCTTCGCTCCCTTCCAGGGAGGCCGCAAATGA
- a CDS encoding YidH family protein yields MIRDYANIAANERTFLAWVRTGIAVIALGFVIERFNLFLLTIAGAVGDDQHLARLHRLGSPTGRYGGVALVAAGVVLIVVATLRFLHTARLLSSDAPHSPRATHPSLVVLSVLVLGVAVFSAYLAFG; encoded by the coding sequence ATGATACGCGATTACGCCAATATCGCCGCCAATGAACGCACCTTCCTCGCCTGGGTCCGGACGGGGATAGCCGTCATTGCGCTCGGGTTCGTGATCGAGCGGTTCAATCTGTTCCTGCTCACGATCGCCGGCGCGGTCGGCGATGACCAACACCTCGCCCGGCTACATCGCCTTGGGAGCCCGACGGGCCGCTACGGCGGCGTCGCCCTGGTCGCGGCGGGCGTCGTTCTTATCGTTGTCGCGACGCTCCGGTTTCTGCACACCGCGCGGCTTCTCTCCTCCGACGCGCCGCACTCGCCGCGCGCCACACATCCGAGTCTCGTCGTCCTTTCGGTTCTCGTGCTCGGCGTCGCGGTGTTCAGCGCCTATCTCGCGTTTGGCTGA
- a CDS encoding acyltransferase — protein MAATQSETRSFKLGYRPELDGIRAIAIVSVLGGHSTLIGSGADLMGPKLATGALGFHGGVFGVDIFFVLSGFLITTLLLQEYASWRQIDFKAFYIRRILRLSPAMLMTLAGCAAYLLLSGGHSGNFDWWAILYSALYVSNFALIFGGLILGMLTPTWSLSVEEQFYSIWPLIMSRLVTASRASVVKFILIAIVFTLGLRAVLHAAFWHFYAWPLFGAANHLIFARADGLLCGAMVAFVAHWGWLPDPGRYATQIKATGWFCALTLLAILHYGPGIQESGLYGASIFYFFYAYVSVATALFIAVLLSAPPAPLLALLRWRPMVWIGKISYGLYLYHMPIFVLTPVALLGQIGSVAFAVPLAFAVAALSFFGIEKRFLNLRETLGLPRAARLAKLAQREARVLQDQHAS, from the coding sequence ATGGCGGCGACGCAATCCGAAACTCGGTCATTCAAGCTGGGCTACCGGCCGGAGCTCGACGGAATCCGGGCGATTGCCATCGTCTCCGTTCTGGGAGGACATTCGACCCTGATCGGATCGGGCGCCGATCTCATGGGGCCGAAACTCGCCACCGGCGCGCTCGGCTTTCACGGCGGCGTTTTCGGCGTCGATATTTTCTTCGTGCTGAGCGGTTTCCTCATCACCACCCTGCTGCTTCAGGAATACGCCTCCTGGCGGCAGATCGACTTCAAGGCCTTCTATATCCGCCGCATCCTGCGCCTGTCCCCCGCGATGCTGATGACGCTTGCGGGTTGCGCCGCCTATTTGTTGCTCTCGGGCGGACACAGCGGGAATTTCGACTGGTGGGCGATTCTCTATTCTGCGCTCTATGTGTCGAATTTCGCCCTCATCTTCGGCGGCCTCATCCTCGGGATGCTTACCCCCACATGGTCGCTTTCGGTCGAAGAACAGTTCTACTCTATATGGCCGCTAATCATGTCGCGGCTGGTCACGGCGAGTCGGGCCTCTGTCGTCAAATTCATCCTGATCGCGATCGTTTTCACGCTGGGGCTTCGCGCCGTCCTGCACGCCGCGTTCTGGCATTTTTACGCGTGGCCGCTGTTCGGGGCGGCCAACCATCTGATCTTCGCGCGCGCCGACGGACTGCTCTGCGGCGCCATGGTCGCATTCGTCGCCCATTGGGGTTGGTTGCCGGACCCGGGCCGCTACGCCACGCAAATCAAGGCCACAGGCTGGTTTTGCGCTCTCACGCTCCTCGCGATCCTCCACTATGGTCCGGGCATTCAGGAAAGCGGACTCTACGGCGCCAGCATTTTCTATTTCTTCTACGCCTATGTCTCTGTTGCGACAGCATTGTTCATCGCAGTTCTGCTTTCGGCGCCGCCGGCGCCGCTGCTCGCCTTGCTGCGATGGCGTCCCATGGTCTGGATCGGCAAGATTTCATACGGACTTTATCTCTACCACATGCCGATCTTCGTTCTGACTCCGGTCGCCCTGCTCGGGCAAATCGGATCCGTCGCCTTCGCCGTTCCGCTCGCCTTCGCTGTGGCGGCGCTTTCCTTCTTCGGGATCGAAAAGCGGTTCCTCAATCTGAGGGAGACTCTGGGCCTGCCGCGCGCCGCGCGTCTCGCAAAGCTGGCGCAGAGGGAGGCGCGCGTTCTTCAGGATCAACACGCGTCCTGA
- a CDS encoding outer membrane protein, which produces MKTRHFCVVVMTAVLMTASAVAADLPSRKDDPLPAPPPPMWTGFYVGLNAGGTWSNSNSANVASAPFWTLPGLNGDVLGASAISASAYNPANAGGFIGGGQIGYNWRIAGSFVTGIEADIQGIAGNGGAGSSANVAAIAGALVPSHVATVVGTSKSLDYLGTVRSRIGYLATPTLLIYGTGGLAYGGVSSSATISQSASFIDTAVPWGSTGAFSDTRVGWTAGGGIEWMFMSNWSAKVEYLYYDLGSVTYNSSPLVVTSTLFGAETASLPSTRVRFNGNIVRAGLNYHFNWASAPVIAQY; this is translated from the coding sequence ATGAAAACGCGCCATTTTTGCGTCGTCGTGATGACTGCGGTCCTTATGACCGCATCGGCGGTCGCCGCCGATCTTCCGTCACGAAAGGACGACCCGCTTCCCGCGCCGCCGCCGCCCATGTGGACAGGCTTCTATGTCGGTCTGAACGCAGGTGGAACGTGGTCGAACAGCAATAGTGCAAATGTCGCTTCCGCTCCTTTCTGGACCCTTCCCGGACTCAACGGCGACGTTCTGGGCGCGTCGGCGATTTCTGCGAGCGCCTATAACCCCGCCAACGCCGGCGGCTTCATCGGCGGCGGCCAGATCGGCTATAATTGGCGGATCGCCGGAAGCTTCGTCACGGGCATCGAGGCCGACATTCAAGGAATTGCGGGCAATGGCGGCGCCGGTTCCTCGGCGAATGTCGCAGCCATTGCTGGCGCGCTCGTTCCTTCCCATGTCGCGACTGTCGTGGGAACGTCGAAGAGCCTAGACTATCTCGGCACGGTCCGGAGCCGCATCGGCTATCTCGCCACCCCGACCCTGCTGATTTACGGAACGGGCGGTCTGGCCTATGGCGGCGTGAGCTCCAGCGCCACGATATCGCAGTCCGCGAGCTTCATCGACACGGCGGTTCCGTGGGGCTCCACGGGCGCCTTCTCGGATACGCGCGTGGGCTGGACGGCCGGCGGTGGGATAGAATGGATGTTCATGTCGAACTGGAGCGCCAAGGTCGAGTATCTGTATTATGATCTCGGTTCGGTGACCTACAACTCCAGCCCGCTGGTGGTGACGAGCACGCTCTTTGGAGCGGAGACCGCCTCACTGCCTTCGACCCGGGTCCGGTTCAACGGCAATATCGTGCGCGCGGGTCTGAATTATCATTTCAACTGGGCTTCGGCCCCGGTCATCGCGCAGTACTGA
- a CDS encoding outer membrane protein produces MMKFTSVSAAVLALALTAGSALAADLPSRKAAPAYIPPPPPPPMWTGFYVGLNAGGTFGASGGTSTESWGVLNGGSPIHGWAAGLSATSAPTSNNNSGFIGGGQIGYNWQFMNSFLVGVEADIQGVAGNSGSQNIFGASSDPFTGTTFATFGTRSSRLDYLGTVRGRLGWLFTPTLLVYGTGGLAYGGVSTNSSFVTSELGIGLSSVGGTTFADTRVGWTAGGGFEWMFMPNWSAKVEYLYYDLGTVSASGASIEPVVGDWGFSTTTRTRFDGHIVRAGLNYHFNWGSAPVVAKY; encoded by the coding sequence ATGATGAAGTTCACCTCCGTTTCCGCCGCCGTTCTGGCGCTGGCGCTGACCGCCGGATCGGCTCTCGCCGCCGATCTCCCGTCTCGCAAAGCCGCTCCGGCCTATATTCCGCCGCCGCCGCCGCCGCCGATGTGGACCGGCTTCTATGTCGGTCTGAACGCGGGCGGCACTTTCGGCGCCTCGGGCGGCACGAGCACGGAGAGCTGGGGCGTTCTCAACGGCGGTTCGCCGATTCACGGCTGGGCCGCCGGCCTGAGCGCCACTTCCGCGCCGACAAGCAACAACAACAGCGGCTTCATCGGCGGCGGCCAGATCGGCTACAACTGGCAGTTCATGAACAGCTTCCTCGTGGGCGTGGAAGCGGACATCCAGGGCGTCGCCGGAAACTCGGGCAGCCAGAACATCTTCGGCGCGTCGTCCGATCCCTTCACCGGGACGACCTTCGCGACCTTCGGAACGCGCAGCAGCCGCCTCGATTACCTCGGCACCGTTCGCGGCCGCCTCGGCTGGCTCTTCACCCCGACGCTGCTGGTCTATGGCACGGGCGGTCTGGCCTATGGCGGCGTTTCGACGAACAGCTCCTTCGTGACCAGCGAGCTTGGCATCGGTCTGTCTTCGGTCGGCGGCACGACCTTCGCCGACACGCGCGTCGGCTGGACGGCCGGCGGCGGCTTCGAATGGATGTTCATGCCGAACTGGAGCGCCAAGGTCGAATACCTGTATTATGACCTGGGCACGGTCTCCGCTTCCGGCGCCTCGATCGAGCCGGTTGTCGGCGACTGGGGCTTCTCCACGACGACCCGCACCCGCTTCGACGGCCATATCGTGCGCGCGGGTCTGAACTACCACTTCAACTGGGGTTCCGCTCCGGTCGTCGCAAAATACTGA